In a genomic window of uncultured Sphaerochaeta sp.:
- a CDS encoding alpha-xylosidase, producing MKQRNRFVFDMLDQDAPEAHAESIYRAGIPLSIRDESDAAVVAIPFIRQLLSNLFLHAAQPSTTKTMDMMVRAYGSSIVRLTMLVDGKVPSDADNPMLDWDASLKKESLHSKQTDGGWEILDSQGSCRMRITAKQESREIWSTLQPEPPQTFDAVVLPDGNTLVPFMAYDDFFPAQSESFSLAFIERGGDVDRWAYSLHAKPNEKFAGTGERFAPMNLAGKTFVLENTDGLGVNSRRAYKNVPFYLSSEGYGLLIMTSAHVRLSLSDVSTRSAQAVVEDDGLDLFFIGGGSIEQIVWNYRRLTGFPSDVPLWSYGTWMSRMSYFSADETRLVVKRMREGGFPLDVIHIDTGWFEKDWKCEWEFSTARFPSPAAYLQEMEEQGIKVTLWQLPCIAKDTKNYETAQRQRYVAPKSEHVALGSNFSEVEFDGNIDFTNPAAVTWYQDMLANLFKLGVAAIKTDFGEVIEEHASYFGMPYRKLHNLYALLYQKAAFEITKEVKGPAEAMIWARAGWIGCQRYPVHWSGDCACSWDGMAGSLRGGLHLGLSGFAFWSHDVPGFQGVPSFMNSRPDNDLYIRWTQMGVFTSHLRYHGTTPREPYEYPKVEAMAREWLKLRYALIPYLVQAGKQAIGSGFPVLRALIFHHEKDRVCWSIDDEFYCGDVFLVAPVMQSNGIRDVYLPAGEWVDFYSGEVLSGGVWLKSIYSPLARIPLFVKRNSVIPVYPEPVQCTAEMKSGNVQQLRFDHTYTGFSDSVLGRFIDLS from the coding sequence ATGAAACAACGAAATCGTTTTGTATTTGATATGCTTGATCAGGATGCTCCTGAGGCACACGCTGAATCGATATACCGTGCGGGAATACCGCTTTCCATTCGGGATGAGTCTGATGCCGCGGTGGTGGCGATCCCCTTTATCCGGCAGCTGCTTTCAAACCTGTTTCTTCATGCTGCCCAACCATCCACAACAAAGACAATGGATATGATGGTGCGTGCCTATGGGTCCTCTATTGTCCGATTGACCATGTTGGTGGATGGTAAGGTGCCTTCAGATGCGGATAATCCCATGCTGGACTGGGATGCTTCCCTGAAAAAGGAGTCCCTGCACAGCAAACAGACCGATGGAGGATGGGAGATCCTGGACTCGCAGGGATCTTGCAGGATGCGCATCACTGCCAAACAAGAGAGCAGGGAAATCTGGAGCACCTTGCAACCAGAACCGCCGCAGACCTTTGATGCGGTGGTGTTGCCGGATGGGAACACGCTGGTTCCCTTTATGGCGTATGATGATTTCTTCCCTGCACAGTCTGAGTCTTTCAGCCTGGCCTTCATCGAGAGGGGTGGAGATGTCGACCGTTGGGCATACTCCCTGCATGCCAAGCCAAACGAGAAGTTTGCGGGTACCGGAGAACGGTTTGCCCCGATGAATTTGGCCGGAAAAACGTTTGTGTTGGAGAACACGGACGGGTTGGGGGTGAATAGCCGCCGTGCGTACAAGAATGTGCCGTTCTATCTCTCCAGCGAAGGGTATGGCCTGCTGATCATGACATCTGCCCATGTGCGGCTCTCCCTCTCCGACGTCTCGACCCGCTCTGCCCAGGCAGTGGTGGAGGATGATGGGTTGGATCTGTTTTTCATTGGTGGCGGCAGCATTGAACAGATTGTGTGGAACTACCGCAGACTCACAGGTTTTCCTTCCGATGTGCCTCTCTGGTCCTATGGGACATGGATGAGCCGCATGAGTTACTTTTCCGCTGACGAGACGCGACTTGTCGTAAAGAGGATGCGTGAGGGCGGATTTCCCCTGGATGTCATCCATATCGATACCGGTTGGTTTGAGAAGGATTGGAAATGCGAGTGGGAGTTCAGTACTGCCCGATTCCCCTCACCAGCAGCGTATTTGCAGGAGATGGAAGAGCAGGGGATAAAGGTAACGCTCTGGCAGCTTCCCTGCATAGCCAAGGATACCAAGAACTATGAGACTGCACAGCGGCAGCGGTATGTAGCACCAAAGAGCGAGCATGTTGCATTGGGGTCAAACTTCAGTGAGGTTGAGTTTGACGGGAATATCGATTTCACCAATCCCGCTGCGGTGACTTGGTACCAGGATATGCTTGCCAATCTGTTCAAGCTGGGGGTGGCTGCTATCAAAACTGACTTCGGTGAGGTGATAGAGGAGCATGCTTCGTACTTTGGCATGCCGTATCGGAAACTTCATAACCTCTATGCCCTGCTCTACCAGAAGGCAGCCTTTGAGATCACCAAAGAGGTGAAGGGACCGGCAGAGGCAATGATCTGGGCGAGGGCTGGGTGGATCGGATGCCAGCGATACCCCGTCCATTGGAGTGGGGATTGCGCCTGTTCCTGGGATGGCATGGCAGGGTCTCTGAGGGGGGGCTTGCATCTTGGGCTCTCCGGTTTTGCTTTCTGGAGCCATGATGTACCGGGCTTCCAGGGTGTTCCCAGCTTCATGAACAGCCGGCCGGACAACGACTTGTATATCCGATGGACGCAGATGGGAGTCTTCACCTCGCACCTCAGGTATCATGGTACGACCCCACGGGAGCCCTATGAGTATCCCAAGGTGGAAGCCATGGCCAGAGAGTGGCTGAAGCTGCGCTACGCCTTGATTCCCTATCTCGTGCAAGCAGGGAAACAGGCAATCGGAAGCGGGTTTCCTGTCCTCAGGGCCCTGATCTTCCATCATGAGAAGGATCGGGTATGTTGGTCGATAGACGATGAATTCTATTGCGGTGATGTGTTTCTTGTTGCTCCGGTCATGCAGTCAAATGGCATCCGTGATGTCTATCTGCCTGCAGGTGAATGGGTGGATTTCTACAGCGGAGAGGTGCTCTCAGGTGGCGTTTGGCTGAAGAGCATATACTCTCCCTTGGCTCGGATACCGCTCTTTGTGAAAAGGAATTCCGTGATTCCCGTCTATCCGGAGCCGGTGCAGTGTACGGCCGAGATGAAGAGCGGGAACGTGCAACAGCTCAGGTTTGACCACACGTATACAGGATTCAGCGACTCTGTGTTGGGAAGGTTCATAGACTTGTCGTAA
- a CDS encoding sugar ABC transporter permease: MKSPTSSMKSEARESYLLIAPLMLLLLVFILYPVLANVYLSFFKWKGLGKATFIGFANYRTMFKDETFWVSIKNTMVLLLYIPLGVMLPILISALLREGLKGWSIFRAIIYIPNILGYVIMGMISSIMFRKLGPLNNVLVGVGLKSLALDWLSIPKLTLNTLGLVYGVWLRLGFGCIFFLAAMSSIDESLYDAAKIDGALWWRTFWNVTVPSIRFSIEFWVVLSFIEILARAFPFIYTFSRGGPGFATFTLEYGIYNEGFVAFNMGYASTWASVLFVVCAVIACFQVALMRKNSDVQ; this comes from the coding sequence GTGAAAAGTCCTACATCCAGTATGAAGAGTGAAGCAAGGGAGTCGTATCTGCTCATTGCGCCGTTGATGCTTCTGTTGCTTGTTTTCATACTCTATCCGGTATTGGCCAACGTATACCTGAGTTTCTTCAAGTGGAAAGGCTTGGGAAAGGCGACATTCATCGGATTTGCCAACTACCGGACCATGTTCAAGGATGAGACCTTCTGGGTTTCCATCAAAAATACCATGGTCTTGCTGCTCTACATCCCTCTGGGGGTCATGCTTCCCATCCTCATCTCCGCGCTTCTTCGTGAAGGGCTGAAAGGGTGGTCGATCTTTCGGGCGATCATCTATATCCCGAATATTCTTGGCTACGTCATCATGGGTATGATCAGCAGCATCATGTTCAGGAAACTGGGTCCTTTGAACAACGTCCTGGTAGGGGTGGGTCTAAAGTCCTTGGCACTCGACTGGTTGAGCATTCCCAAGCTGACGCTCAATACGCTGGGCTTGGTCTATGGCGTTTGGTTGCGTTTGGGATTCGGCTGTATCTTTTTCCTTGCTGCGATGAGCAGCATTGATGAGTCTCTCTACGATGCTGCCAAAATTGACGGTGCGCTCTGGTGGCGTACGTTCTGGAATGTCACCGTACCGTCCATCCGCTTCTCGATTGAGTTCTGGGTGGTGCTTTCCTTCATAGAAATCCTGGCTCGTGCCTTTCCCTTCATTTACACCTTCTCCCGCGGAGGCCCTGGGTTTGCGACATTCACCTTGGAATACGGAATCTACAATGAAGGGTTCGTTGCATTCAACATGGGGTATGCAAGCACGTGGGCAAGCGTCTTGTTTGTGGTCTGTGCCGTTATTGCCTGTTTCCAGGTTGCGCTGATGAGGAAGAATTCAGATGTCCAATAG
- a CDS encoding DUF1538 domain-containing protein, which yields MELLKKLKEVGSSIVPILVLVSLMHFFWIPLGEGLLSSFLIGGVLIIAGLALFLLGTDIGLLPIGERIGSASVRTKNLAVLLSTGLIVGIVIILAEPNITVLQEQVASVNPSISTTLMVVMIALGVGLYLMIGLLRVVFRIPLKWIYLGSYTLLFLLAAFSSQEMLAMAFDSGGAATGPLAVPFIMAIGLGVARVQKKQEESDNFGYVSLALIGPTLALVVLGLFSKEGGASLVTTVQIPVAGGFLSLVEESVSQVVRSLIPLVLLCIVYQLVLLKMTIGQLVRVAVGFLYVFLGLTLFFVGVNGGFIPAGYQIGYAIGTLDSRLLLLAGMVIGSITVLSEPSVWVLIDQVQTITQGHIRKGIMLIALAIGVGLSGFLAMLRVITGLSIWYFVLPVYTIAVLLSFRIPTLFVGLSFDSGSVSSGPMASTFILSFAIGASVAVGGNPTTDAFGVIIFVSMTPVVIVQLLGLLYKHKQAKLAAQKGRKKS from the coding sequence ATGGAATTGTTGAAGAAGCTGAAAGAAGTAGGCTCCTCCATCGTACCCATCCTTGTCCTGGTTTCCCTGATGCACTTTTTCTGGATACCCCTCGGGGAAGGCCTGCTCTCCTCGTTCCTCATTGGAGGAGTTCTCATCATCGCAGGTCTCGCCCTTTTCCTTCTGGGTACAGACATCGGCTTGCTTCCCATCGGGGAACGGATAGGATCGGCATCGGTTCGTACGAAGAACCTCGCAGTGCTGCTCTCAACAGGTTTGATCGTCGGTATCGTCATCATCCTTGCAGAGCCCAACATCACCGTATTGCAGGAGCAGGTGGCCTCGGTGAATCCCTCCATCTCCACCACCCTGATGGTGGTCATGATCGCTCTTGGTGTAGGCCTGTACCTGATGATCGGCTTGCTCAGGGTGGTCTTTCGCATCCCCTTGAAATGGATCTACCTGGGCAGTTACACCCTCCTGTTCCTCTTGGCAGCCTTCAGTTCGCAAGAGATGCTTGCCATGGCATTTGACAGCGGAGGGGCGGCCACAGGGCCCTTGGCGGTTCCCTTCATCATGGCAATCGGGCTTGGTGTTGCCCGTGTACAGAAGAAGCAGGAGGAGTCCGACAACTTCGGCTATGTCTCTCTTGCACTCATCGGGCCCACCCTGGCTCTGGTCGTGCTGGGGCTGTTCAGCAAGGAAGGTGGTGCATCCTTGGTCACCACCGTGCAGATCCCCGTTGCCGGAGGTTTTCTCTCCTTGGTCGAAGAAAGCGTTTCCCAGGTAGTCCGTTCCCTCATCCCTCTCGTGCTGCTCTGCATTGTCTATCAGCTGGTTCTGCTCAAGATGACAATCGGGCAGCTTGTTCGCGTAGCGGTTGGCTTCTTGTATGTCTTCCTTGGCTTGACCCTCTTCTTTGTGGGCGTGAACGGAGGATTCATCCCGGCAGGCTATCAGATCGGGTACGCCATCGGTACGCTCGATAGCCGCCTGCTGTTGTTGGCTGGAATGGTCATCGGCTCCATCACGGTACTCTCAGAACCGTCTGTCTGGGTGCTCATCGATCAGGTGCAGACAATCACGCAAGGGCATATCCGAAAGGGCATCATGCTCATAGCCCTTGCCATCGGGGTGGGGCTGTCCGGATTTCTGGCCATGCTCAGGGTCATCACCGGCCTCTCCATCTGGTACTTCGTACTTCCTGTCTATACGATTGCGGTCCTGTTGTCTTTCAGGATTCCCACGCTGTTTGTGGGCCTTTCGTTTGACAGCGGCAGCGTCAGTTCGGGCCCCATGGCCTCCACATTCATCCTCTCCTTTGCCATCGGAGCCTCGGTGGCAGTAGGAGGAAATCCAACCACCGATGCCTTTGGAGTCATCATCTTTGTATCCATGACACCAGTTGTCATCGTGCAGCTGCTTGGCTTGCTGTACAAGCACAAACAGGCAAAGCTTGCAGCGCAGAAAGGGAGAAAGAAATCATGA
- a CDS encoding transporter substrate-binding domain-containing protein: MKKTSKLYRNLFLVGLILLLTMPFLAAQGQKESTATISFAGSGGYPPFNYLTEEGDVAGFDVDVAQEIANRLDKELNYVTTSWDGIVEGLRAKRYDGILGSMGITAERQKVVDFSLPYYYSGPQLIARKNGSIQTLEDLKSSHTLGLVTGTTFEQDAMKLGTKVKLYEDDNQTLIELLNGRIDGVLTDRIVGLNAIAALDEGDTLTLVGSVLRSEVMAIAFHKDNTALKDQVNEILSSMFADGTMRAISEKWFNGEDITVE; this comes from the coding sequence GTGAAAAAGACAAGTAAATTATATCGCAATTTGTTTCTGGTAGGTCTCATTCTCTTGCTCACCATGCCCTTCCTTGCGGCTCAGGGACAGAAAGAGAGTACCGCAACCATTTCTTTTGCCGGATCGGGAGGGTATCCCCCCTTCAACTATCTCACCGAAGAGGGGGATGTTGCCGGCTTTGATGTGGACGTAGCACAAGAGATAGCGAATCGGCTGGACAAGGAACTGAACTATGTGACCACCAGTTGGGATGGCATCGTCGAAGGACTCAGGGCAAAACGCTATGACGGCATCCTCGGCAGCATGGGCATCACTGCAGAGCGACAGAAAGTGGTTGATTTCTCCCTGCCCTACTACTACAGCGGCCCGCAGCTCATTGCCCGCAAAAACGGATCGATCCAGACCCTGGAAGATCTGAAAAGTTCCCATACCCTGGGACTGGTGACCGGAACGACCTTTGAACAGGACGCGATGAAGCTCGGTACCAAGGTCAAACTCTATGAGGATGACAACCAGACCTTGATCGAGTTGCTCAATGGCCGCATCGACGGAGTGCTTACCGACAGGATCGTAGGTCTGAACGCCATTGCAGCCCTGGACGAAGGGGATACGCTCACCTTGGTCGGTTCGGTGCTCCGCAGTGAAGTCATGGCCATTGCCTTCCACAAGGACAACACGGCCCTGAAGGATCAGGTCAATGAGATTCTCTCATCCATGTTCGCGGACGGTACGATGCGTGCGATCAGTGAGAAGTGGTTCAACGGCGAAGACATCACCGTCGAGTAA
- a CDS encoding transcriptional regulator, with the protein MNSTLLLAITESGKADMLMNIAKKAGSTGGTVLNARGTASSSLLCALGLGDSHKELLLTLVSDETKDQVYAALSHAPHAKGLVSAISTSLSDQTKGPAEGWDLVHIICPSGYGDEIMAAARKAGAGGGTIVEGRGTAKEDDIAFFGSTLVAEKELILIFLKKGFADGVLSAVSKLPCMQQKGRGIAFTLSVQALTSLGA; encoded by the coding sequence ATGAACAGCACCTTGTTGCTAGCCATCACCGAGTCAGGGAAAGCCGATATGCTCATGAACATAGCAAAGAAAGCAGGAAGTACCGGAGGCACTGTGCTCAATGCACGTGGCACCGCTTCCTCCTCCCTGCTGTGTGCGCTCGGGCTTGGGGACTCCCATAAGGAACTCCTGCTTACCTTGGTATCAGATGAGACGAAGGACCAAGTATATGCTGCGCTCTCACACGCCCCGCATGCAAAAGGGTTGGTATCGGCAATTTCCACTTCGCTTTCCGATCAGACAAAGGGTCCTGCAGAGGGGTGGGACTTGGTGCACATCATCTGTCCCAGCGGATATGGGGATGAAATCATGGCGGCAGCAAGAAAAGCAGGCGCAGGAGGCGGGACAATTGTCGAGGGACGAGGAACGGCCAAAGAGGATGATATCGCATTCTTTGGTTCGACGTTGGTGGCAGAAAAAGAGCTGATTCTGATTTTCCTGAAAAAGGGCTTTGCCGATGGGGTCCTTTCTGCAGTTTCCAAACTCCCTTGCATGCAGCAAAAGGGCAGAGGAATCGCCTTTACCTTATCAGTGCAAGCACTTACGAGCTTGGGAGCCTAG
- a CDS encoding LacI family DNA-binding transcriptional regulator, which translates to MKKVTIETVAQKVGVSAATVSYALSGKRKISQEVTDRILKAVEELDYRPSITARNLASNKTWTVGLYASPTQNIREDYFFNNILAGVLDVLHEKKYQVHLYADYLNEKTRNHPDLNLTQPIDGALIMNPRINDVYIDHIRQRNIPYVVIGTPEERDDSFYVDADVTAGYYAIVNYLLKKGHRKIILMNGSVEYTQSEKRKAGYMMAYRDNGMDFSDDWIVNVPMLEEQGYRVFLKTIRTIPDFTAVVTFNDTIAVGVLRALKQSNLQVPSKVAVVSAGNTMITRIHSPAITSLDMGSYEIGSKAAELLVDVIEKRRIQPSHEIIQTRLVERESS; encoded by the coding sequence ATGAAAAAAGTAACGATAGAGACGGTTGCACAAAAGGTCGGTGTTTCTGCTGCAACCGTCTCGTATGCACTTTCGGGGAAACGGAAGATCAGTCAGGAAGTGACTGACAGGATTCTCAAGGCTGTTGAGGAGCTGGATTACCGGCCCAGCATCACTGCAAGGAATCTTGCAAGCAACAAGACCTGGACGGTAGGCCTCTACGCATCACCCACGCAGAACATCCGGGAGGACTACTTTTTCAATAACATCCTTGCAGGGGTGCTGGATGTACTGCATGAAAAGAAGTACCAGGTGCATCTCTATGCGGATTACCTGAATGAGAAGACCCGGAATCATCCCGACCTCAACCTGACCCAACCCATCGATGGGGCGTTGATCATGAATCCCCGCATCAATGACGTGTATATCGATCATATCAGGCAACGAAACATTCCCTACGTTGTCATCGGTACACCCGAGGAGCGCGATGATTCCTTCTATGTTGATGCTGATGTGACTGCAGGGTATTACGCCATAGTCAATTATCTTCTGAAAAAGGGCCATCGGAAAATCATCCTGATGAACGGATCTGTCGAGTACACGCAGAGTGAGAAACGGAAAGCGGGCTATATGATGGCCTACCGTGACAATGGGATGGACTTCTCCGACGATTGGATCGTCAATGTGCCGATGCTGGAGGAACAAGGGTATCGTGTTTTCCTCAAGACCATCAGAACCATTCCCGATTTCACCGCAGTGGTTACGTTCAACGATACGATAGCCGTGGGTGTCCTGAGGGCCCTGAAGCAGAGCAATCTGCAGGTTCCCTCCAAGGTTGCCGTCGTGAGTGCAGGCAATACGATGATCACCAGGATTCATTCGCCGGCCATCACCAGTCTTGATATGGGGTCCTATGAGATAGGGTCGAAAGCCGCCGAGCTCTTGGTCGATGTGATTGAGAAGCGGAGGATACAGCCTTCCCATGAGATCATACAGACCCGTCTTGTGGAACGTGAGAGCAGCTGA
- a CDS encoding carbohydrate ABC transporter permease: MSNRYEKMVKAIMYGVLGIFALMALYPLFFVLITSLKSPAEYVSNKLLMPQSPTFGNFYHVWVKGNMLRYFVNSCILIPSGLVVYLFVCITAGFAFGRLRFPHRFPLFLAVLFLMIFPQMLLSIQIFQICRKLHLVNSYLGLILVWVAYFGPFGTYIMTTYYATVPMEIVESARLDGTGVYRMLYYIMVPIAKPMIIIIVVIGTQSMWNELPFSLLLLQTEQLRTITQGLGMLQGQYGLDDTTLSASILSASLVPLLLFVFFQRQITMGSYSGAVKG, translated from the coding sequence ATGTCCAATAGGTATGAGAAAATGGTGAAAGCAATCATGTATGGTGTGCTGGGAATCTTTGCCTTGATGGCCCTGTATCCCTTGTTCTTCGTACTGATCACCAGCCTGAAATCCCCTGCAGAGTATGTCAGCAACAAATTGCTGATGCCGCAGAGTCCGACCTTCGGCAACTTCTACCATGTCTGGGTGAAGGGGAATATGCTCAGGTACTTCGTCAACAGTTGCATTCTCATCCCTTCAGGCTTGGTGGTGTACCTCTTTGTGTGCATAACTGCAGGGTTTGCCTTCGGCCGGTTGCGGTTTCCCCATCGCTTCCCCCTGTTCCTTGCCGTGTTGTTTCTCATGATCTTCCCCCAGATGCTGCTTTCCATCCAGATTTTCCAAATATGTCGGAAACTGCATTTGGTCAACAGCTATCTGGGACTGATACTCGTATGGGTGGCCTACTTCGGCCCCTTCGGCACCTATATCATGACCACCTATTATGCAACGGTTCCCATGGAAATAGTGGAATCGGCCAGGCTCGATGGGACAGGGGTCTACCGGATGCTCTACTACATCATGGTGCCCATCGCCAAACCGATGATCATCATCATTGTGGTGATCGGCACCCAATCGATGTGGAATGAGTTGCCATTCTCGCTTTTGCTGCTCCAGACGGAGCAGCTGAGGACCATTACCCAGGGACTGGGCATGTTGCAGGGCCAATATGGATTGGATGATACCACGTTGTCCGCTTCCATCCTGTCAGCCTCCCTGGTTCCCTTGCTCTTGTTTGTTTTTTTCCAACGGCAAATCACCATGGGGTCTTACAGTGGTGCGGTCAAGGGATGA
- a CDS encoding CDP-alcohol phosphatidyltransferase family protein, with amino-acid sequence MGSVASIPNILSLSRIVLAFALFFSSDHPVPLFALVVLCGITDVLDGYLARKLHCESNLGARLDSLGDLVYYSALTLYVVRFQMPLIQPYLGGIIAIFVIKTLTLAVSKVKNGRIYSLHTYGNKLTGVMVVVSICLILLTGTGLFVALLVVVGILSALEELLIMSLFKEPDTNTRSIFQRKNAGRTGKDMLSG; translated from the coding sequence ATGGGTAGTGTTGCGAGTATTCCCAATATACTGTCTCTTTCCAGAATCGTGCTGGCTTTTGCCTTGTTCTTCAGTTCAGATCATCCTGTCCCCCTGTTTGCCTTGGTTGTGCTTTGCGGCATCACCGATGTCCTGGATGGATACTTGGCGCGCAAGCTGCACTGTGAGAGCAACCTTGGTGCTCGCCTGGACTCCTTGGGGGATTTGGTCTATTACAGTGCACTCACCTTGTATGTGGTCCGCTTTCAGATGCCCCTGATCCAACCGTATCTGGGAGGGATCATAGCCATCTTCGTAATCAAGACACTCACCTTGGCTGTCAGCAAGGTGAAAAACGGACGCATCTACTCGCTGCATACCTATGGCAACAAGCTGACCGGGGTGATGGTGGTGGTTTCCATCTGCCTGATTCTGCTCACCGGTACGGGGCTCTTCGTTGCACTGCTGGTAGTCGTAGGAATTCTCAGCGCGCTGGAGGAACTGCTGATCATGAGCCTGTTCAAGGAGCCGGATACCAATACCCGAAGCATATTCCAGAGAAAAAATGCTGGCAGAACAGGGAAGGATATGCTGTCTGGGTAG
- a CDS encoding extracellular solute-binding protein, protein MKVRMKVMCVLLLLLPSMMLWSAGTKESGAQKADGAAVITVWDFKYGDVQGVQPAMKKIDDLIMSQNPGITIKHVGQPNDNYYQLVRAAVQAGEGPDVVMFHGGVQAYEFDDYTIAMDSYIADWRSEISEFSWAYCSESGDATKPVHMVPLTTQGFGIYYNKTLFKQAGLDPEKAPADLDEFLAACEKLKKAGIVPIVAGLQGSPYTLDFLFRCFVANIYGDEVKNLGTGKQNFAGNAAFKRSAEIVKELFSKGYMDPAGTSTPYFMDAANNFAAGKGAMFIGLLSDVCHWKVFGDALGTDGVGYFPTINFPQAKYKDQQVGQPAGIGYSVMTWSKNPEAAMKVVEGYARGEGNAIWMGMTGALSPNKNVDIKSLGYPLVAEILERPFVLDFNTLLLNEDANGNFDRYCAQAFVSNEISIDKFVEVSQGMLDNVQNAR, encoded by the coding sequence ATGAAAGTTCGAATGAAGGTTATGTGCGTACTGCTGTTGCTCCTGCCATCAATGATGCTTTGGTCTGCCGGAACCAAGGAATCTGGTGCCCAAAAGGCTGATGGGGCTGCAGTAATCACTGTTTGGGATTTCAAGTATGGCGATGTGCAAGGTGTCCAGCCTGCGATGAAGAAGATCGACGATCTGATCATGAGTCAGAATCCCGGCATCACCATCAAGCATGTAGGCCAGCCGAACGACAACTATTACCAGCTGGTTCGTGCTGCCGTACAGGCAGGGGAAGGTCCTGATGTCGTCATGTTCCATGGTGGTGTCCAGGCGTACGAATTCGATGACTATACGATTGCCATGGATTCCTACATCGCTGACTGGAGATCGGAAATTTCCGAATTCAGCTGGGCTTACTGCTCCGAGAGTGGGGATGCAACCAAACCTGTTCACATGGTTCCCTTGACAACCCAGGGATTCGGCATCTATTACAACAAGACCCTTTTCAAGCAAGCTGGTCTTGACCCTGAGAAAGCTCCAGCCGATCTTGATGAGTTTTTGGCAGCCTGTGAGAAACTCAAGAAAGCAGGGATCGTCCCCATCGTTGCCGGTCTTCAGGGAAGCCCCTATACCCTTGATTTCCTGTTCAGATGCTTTGTGGCAAACATCTATGGCGATGAGGTGAAGAATCTGGGAACCGGGAAACAGAACTTTGCGGGCAATGCCGCATTCAAGCGATCGGCAGAGATTGTCAAGGAACTGTTCAGCAAAGGGTATATGGACCCCGCCGGCACCTCGACACCCTATTTCATGGATGCAGCGAACAACTTTGCCGCCGGCAAGGGGGCGATGTTCATCGGCTTGCTCTCTGATGTCTGCCACTGGAAAGTGTTCGGCGATGCATTGGGCACCGACGGTGTGGGTTACTTCCCCACGATCAATTTCCCCCAAGCCAAGTACAAGGACCAGCAGGTTGGACAACCGGCAGGCATCGGGTACAGCGTCATGACATGGTCAAAGAATCCTGAAGCTGCAATGAAGGTGGTGGAAGGCTATGCCCGTGGTGAGGGGAATGCCATATGGATGGGCATGACCGGAGCTCTGTCCCCCAACAAGAATGTCGACATCAAGAGCTTGGGGTATCCCCTGGTGGCCGAAATACTGGAAAGACCGTTTGTCCTGGATTTCAACACCTTGTTGCTGAACGAGGATGCCAACGGCAATTTCGACCGATACTGTGCCCAGGCATTCGTATCGAACGAGATCAGCATCGACAAGTTTGTTGAGGTTTCGCAGGGCATGCTGGACAACGTCCAGAATGCAAGATAA